The Candidatus Woesearchaeota archaeon genomic interval ATTTTCATAGACGTGCGCAATGAATTTTGCTTTCTGTTCACCATACTTCTGATAAATGTGACGAACAACAACGTGCGCTTCATTTGCCTTAATCTTTTTTGCAAGCATTTGCTTGACATCCTTCATAGAAGGAGTTGTTCCTTCAAAATATGTAAATCCTGTTACTCGCTCTCTGCTCAGCAACGGAAGCTTTGCCTGTTTTTTTACTTCAACATCCATCATGAATTTCACCTTTGTTTCTCATTGTTTTATTTTTATCTTAAGTATTAGTGTTATCTTAAAGACTAACGTACTTTAATAACATATTCGCCTTTCTGGTGAATACCGACCTGTTTCGCTATGTGCGACTTCTCCACATCGAAAAACGTCATGCGGCCATGCCAGCTTTCTGACAACAAACCACCTTTACAAATAGGACATTCATTTCCTTCTACAAAAATTTTACATGATCGACAAACTTTCTTTTTCATAGTACGCGCGAATCAGAATTATTCTGCTTTCGCTTTCCCTCCTTTTGCTGGAGCTGCCTTTGCTTCTTTTGGCTTTGGCTCTTCATCTGCCCACTCTGTTTTTCCAAGGCCACCCTGGCGCATGGTCAAACCAAGCTTCGGATTTGTGACATCTTTAAAGGAAACCGCGATAATCTTTGCTTTACATATATCGCCTACTTTCAATG includes:
- a CDS encoding DNA-directed RNA polymerase subunit E'', which gives rise to MKKKVCRSCKIFVEGNECPICKGGLLSESWHGRMTFFDVEKSHIAKQVGIHQKGEYVIKVR